GATCTGGCGTGCATCTCCTGTGGAACTGGCGTGCACTCTCCCGGTTCACAGTGAGCGTACGAAGTCCTTCACGTCGGCGTCGTAGAGAGTGGCCGGGTTGATCCCCATCGAGCTGAAGTTGCCCTCGATCTCCAGGCTGACCAGGCCGTGCAGACGGGCCCACAGCAGGGTGGTCCGCGCGGCGACCGCCTCTGTCACGTCCTCGATCGCGTGGCGCTTCATCCACTCCCGGAACTGCGCTGCCGAGCCGTCCGGGGCAGGCGTCCCCGGCTTCGCGAGCGCGCTCACGACGTCCAGTACGACACTTATGGCGGGCTGCGAGGCCTCGACCAGGCTCGTGGACTGGGCGTCGTAACCCTGAAGGGGCGCCCGGAAGAGGAGCCGGTAGCGGTGCGGCTCGGCCAGCGCCCAGGCGCGATAGGCCCGGGTGACCGAGGTCAGACGGGCGACCGCGTCCGGCGCGTCGGCCTCGGCCGCCTGGGCGAGGGCGGACGCCAGGTCGCCGTAGGCGTCGATGACCAGCTCGGTGAGCAGGCTGTCCCGGTTGGCGAAATAGCGGCAGAGGGCGGGTCCTGTCATGCCCAGCTGCTTGGCGATGGCGTTGAGGGACAGGGCCTCCGGGCCGCCGGTGGCCAGCTGCTCGAGCGCCGCCGCCTTTACCTCCTGTCGTACCTGCGCGCGGAACCGGTCGCGCGGGCCCGTTCCGGCACCGTCACCGGCAAGGTGATCCTCGTACCGGACCCGGCGGACGACGCGCCGGAAGCCGAGTGACATCGCCCCTCGGGGTGAGCGAGCTCCCTACCGGGACCGGACGGGCCGCGCGTCGGCGGACCAGCCGCGGTCTGCCTTCACCGCCGCCCCAGCGACCGCCTCACCACCACGCCCGGCACATTCCGCGCCGCCCGCGGAACAACCCCCCGCTGTCGCGCCTGGCGCTCGTACTCCCACGTCCGGGGCGCCGGCCGTCAGCCACGTCCGTCACGCGTAGAGGGCGGGGCGCGGGGCGAGTTCGACGGTCACCCGGCCTCCGTGCTCGAGCGACAGGACCCCCGCCTCGGCGACGGCGGACGCCGCGTACCCGTCCCAGGCGCTGGGCCCGGTGACGCGGCCCTCCCGGGTGGCGTCCACCCAGGCCTGCACCTCGCGGTCGTACGCGTCGGCGAACCGTACGAGGTAGTCCTGCGCGACCTCCTCGTAGGCACCACTGGCCGTCGTCACGACCATCGCGTGCTCGTCCCCGATCCGCGCGCTCCCGCTCTCGCAGACCGCCTCGCACCGCACCTGGTAGCCGAAGCCGGAGTTCACGAAGACCTCGACGTCGACCAGGGCGCCGTCCGCGGTCTCGAACAGCACGAACTGGGGGTCGAGCAGGCCCTCGGGGGCAGGTGAGGACGGGCGCGGGCGCAGCACGGTGACCGCCGTCAGCTCCTGGCCGAGCAGCCAGCGGGCCGCGTCGATCTCGTGCGACGCGGAGCTGTTGACCAGCATCTCCGAGGTGAAGCCGGGAGGGGACGACACATTGCGGTGCGTGCAGTGCAGCATCAGCGGACGGCCCAACCGCCCGCTGTCCAACAGGGACTTGAGCCGCTGGTACTCGGCGTCGTACCGGCGCATGAAGCCGACCTGCGTCAGCCGCCGGCCGAGCCGCGCCTCGGACTCCACCACGCGCAGCGCCCCGGCCGACTCCGGCACCAGCGGCTTCTCGCACAGCACCGGCAGACCGCGCTCGAAGGCCGCGAGCAGCGCCTCCTCGTGCGCGGGTCCGGGGGAGGCGATCAACACCGCCTGTACGCCGGGCGCGTCGAGCGCGGCCGTCACCTCGGCATGGACCGCTACGCCGTCGATTCCGGCCACGGCGTTCTTGGCCCGGTCGGTCTCCGGGTCCGCCACCGCGGCGACCCGCGCGCCACTCACGACCCGGTCGATCCGCCGTATGTGGTCGGCCCCCATGTGCCCGGCACCCAGGACCGCCACACCCACCAGTTCACTCACGCTCCGCACGCTCCCGCCGACAGCTCAACGCACCCCTTGCGATCAACAGCTCAACGCAAGCCTTGCGGGCCATTGTCGGCCGGAGAGATCAGTAACGCAGTACCCCGGCAATGCCTTTCGCGTCCGCGAGGCTGCCGTCGGGCACGAAGCGGACCTCGGCGCCGGTCTCCAGACACTGTTCGACGATCTCGTCGACGATGTCGTCGCGGGAGTCCAGGTCACCGCTCTCGGCCGGGACGAGATGGTCGCCGTCGTCGCGCACGGTCACGCGGTAGTTCTCCTCGACGGCGAGCAGCTGGATCCGGCCGTCGGAGGCGCTCTGCCAGACTTCGTCGACCCCCGCGGCGAACGCCTTGCGCCCGCGGGCCGTTTCGAGTTCCCGGGTCACCTCGTCGGTGTGCTTCCTCTCCTCGGCGGTGATCAGCGGACGTACCGCCTGCCACACGGC
This genomic interval from Streptomyces dengpaensis contains the following:
- a CDS encoding Gfo/Idh/MocA family protein, encoding MSELVGVAVLGAGHMGADHIRRIDRVVSGARVAAVADPETDRAKNAVAGIDGVAVHAEVTAALDAPGVQAVLIASPGPAHEEALLAAFERGLPVLCEKPLVPESAGALRVVESEARLGRRLTQVGFMRRYDAEYQRLKSLLDSGRLGRPLMLHCTHRNVSSPPGFTSEMLVNSSASHEIDAARWLLGQELTAVTVLRPRPSSPAPEGLLDPQFVLFETADGALVDVEVFVNSGFGYQVRCEAVCESGSARIGDEHAMVVTTASGAYEEVAQDYLVRFADAYDREVQAWVDATREGRVTGPSAWDGYAASAVAEAGVLSLEHGGRVTVELAPRPALYA
- a CDS encoding TetR/AcrR family transcriptional regulator, whose translation is MSLGFRRVVRRVRYEDHLAGDGAGTGPRDRFRAQVRQEVKAAALEQLATGGPEALSLNAIAKQLGMTGPALCRYFANRDSLLTELVIDAYGDLASALAQAAEADAPDAVARLTSVTRAYRAWALAEPHRYRLLFRAPLQGYDAQSTSLVEASQPAISVVLDVVSALAKPGTPAPDGSAAQFREWMKRHAIEDVTEAVAARTTLLWARLHGLVSLEIEGNFSSMGINPATLYDADVKDFVRSL